From the Corythoichthys intestinalis isolate RoL2023-P3 chromosome 13, ASM3026506v1, whole genome shotgun sequence genome, one window contains:
- the LOC130928042 gene encoding uncharacterized protein LOC130928042 isoform X3 — MHFHSDVSQAHRPECQESPRMEEELPYIKKVEEEFIHIKEEQEEYFFRVGNPHIEEQQQPHPLKKEEEDPPYVKVEVVNTPKWTSEHLKGEDGGPSEASSWTEPPNGSSSSSKEGSQADNLIARPSESDDFTSHSLSYGQWQT, encoded by the exons atgcacttccactccg ATGTCAGTCAAGCGCATCGTCCTGAATGCCAGGAGTCTCCTCGCATGGAGGAAGAGTTGCCATACATCAAGAAAGTGGAGGAAGAATTTATCCACattaaagaggagcaggaagagTATTTCTTTAGAGTGGGGAACCCCCACATTGAGGAGCAGCAGCAACCTCATCCCCTcaaaaaagaggaggaggaccctCCATATGTTAAAGTGGAGGTGGTGAACACCCCCAAGTGGACTAGTGAGCACTTAAAGGGTGAAGATGGAGGTCCAAGTGAAGCCAGCAGTTGGACGGAGCCTCCGAATGGCAGCAGCAGCAGTTCAAAAGAAGGGTCCCAAGCAGACAACCTCATCGCTCGACCATCAGAGAGTGACGACTTCACATCACACTCGCTGTCCT